One genomic window of Elaeis guineensis isolate ETL-2024a chromosome 2, EG11, whole genome shotgun sequence includes the following:
- the LOC140855848 gene encoding uncharacterized protein isoform X1 — MEQKHILMSALGLGIGVGVGLGLASGQTVSKWAAPASSSAGVTVENIEKELMRMVVDGREGKVTFDEFPYYLSEQTRALLTSAAYVHLKQADLSKFTRNLSPASQAILLSGPAELYQQMLAKALAHYFEAKLLLLDVTDFSLKIQSKYGSSNKDSFFRRSVSEATLERMSSLLGSFSILAQREEPRVIAGSLHRQNSCVELRPRGSDSNSYMTKLHKNASVSADMHGLTSQCAPINPVPLKRSSSWSFDEKILLQSLYKVLVSVSKSNPVVLYIRDVENLLYRSQRIYSLFQKMLKKLPGPVLILGSRLLESDGDYRDMDGRVGNLFPYNIEIKPPEDETHLVSWKSQLEEDMRMIQIQDNRNHITGVLAENDLECDDLGSICLVDTVVLSNYIEEIVVSAVSYHLMNNKEPEYRNGKLIISSKSLSHGLSIFQESRRSGEDTLKLEANVESGKETVDEDGAAAAVAKPEVSAEASPPEKKSEAEKPASAVKDADGSSLPPKTPEVAPDNEFEKRIRQEVIPASEIGVTFNDIGALDEVKESLQELVMLPLRRPDLFTGGLLKPCRGILLFGPPGTGKTMLAKAIANEAGASFINVSMSTVTSKWFGEDEKNVRALFTLAAKVAPTIIFVDEVDSMLGQRTRVGEHEAMRKIKNEFMMHWDGLLTKSGERILVLAATNRPFDLDEAIIRRFERRIMVGLPSVESRELILRKLLSKEKVEELDYREIATTTEGYSGSDLKNLCVTAAYRPVRELIQRERLKELEKKQKAEEGDSSAESSENREEDGEQTVTLRPLNMEDLRQAKNQVAASFACDGSVMSELKQWNDLYGEGGSRKKQQLSYFL; from the exons ATGGAGCAGAAGCATATACTCATGTCGGCCCTGGGGCTGGGGATTGGCGTCGGGGTGGGGCTCGGGCTGGCCTCCGGCCAGACCGTCAGCAAATGGGCGGCGCCGGCGAGCTCCTCCGCCGGCGTGACGGTGGAGAACATCGAGAAGGAGCTCATGCGGATGGTCGTGGATGGGAGGGAGGGCAAGGTTACCTTCGACGAGTTCCCTTATTACCTCAG TGAACAGACCCGAGCTTTGCTGACAAGTGCAGCCTATGTTCACCTCAAGCAAGCAGACTTGTCCAAGTTTACTCGAAACCTTTCTCCTGCAAGTCAAGCCATTTTGCTCTCAGGCCCTGCAG AGCTTTACCAACAAATGCTTGCCAAGGCACTAGCCCATTACTTTGAGGCCAAATTGTTGTTGCTAGATGTGACTGACTTCTCACTCAAG ATTCAGAGCAAATATGGCAGTTCCAACAAAGATTCT TTTTTTAGAAGATCTGTATCTGAGGCAACTTTGGAGAGAATGTCTAGTTTACTTGGATCTTTTTCGATCCTTGCACAGAGGGAGGAACCTAGAG TTATTGCAGGATCATTACATAGGCAAAACAGCTGTGTAGAGTTAAGACCAAG GGGATCAGATAGCAATAGCTACATGACTAAGCTCCATAAAAATGCATCAGTTTCAGCTGATATGCATGGCCTTACATCACAGTGTGCTCCTATAAATCCAG TTCCTCTCAAACGCTCCAGCAGCTGGTCTTTTGACGAAAAGATTCTTCTACAATCACTTTACAAG GTTCTGGTTTCAGTTTCAAAAAGTAATCCTGTTGTCCTATATATAAGGGATGTTGAGAACCTTCTGTACAGATCGCAAAGGATATATTCTTTATTTCAGAAAATGTTGAAGAAGCTACCAGGACCAGTGTTGATACTTGGTTCAAGATTGTTGGAATCTGATGGTGACTACAGAGATATGGATGGAAGGGTCGGTAATCTGTTCCCTTACAATATAGAGATTAAGCCTCCAGAAGATGAGACTCATTTGGTTAGCTGGAAATCCCAGCTAGAGGAAGACATGAGAATGATACAAATTCAGGATAATAGAAACCATATCACAGGTGTACTTGCAGAGAATGATCTTGAGTGTGATGATTTGGGCTCAATCTGCCTAGTGGATACAGTGGTTTTGAGTAATTACATAGAGGAAATTGTTGTGTCAGCTGTTTCCTACCATTTGATGAATAACAAGGAACCTGAATATAGAAATGGAAAGCTCATCATTTCTTCAAAAAG TTTGTCCCATGGATTGAGTATATTCCAAGAAAGTAGGCGTTCTGGTGAGGATACTCTGAAGCTGGAAGCAAATGTTGAATCAGGAAAG GAAACTGTAGATGAAGATGGTGCGGCTGCAGCTGTGGCAAAACCTGAAGTAAGTGCTGAAGCCTCACCTCCTGAAAAGAAAAGTGAAGCAGAGAAACCAGCATCAGCAGTAAAAGATGCTGACGGTTCATCTCTGCCACCAAAAACACCT GAAGTTGCTCCAGACAATGAATTTGAAAAGCGAATCAGACAAGAGGTCATCCCAGCAAGTGAAATTGGGGTGACATTTAATGACATAGGTGCCCTTGATGAAGTCAAAGAGTCTCTTCAGGAACTAGTCATGCTTCCCCTCCGACGTCCTGACCTCTTTACTGGAGGCCTCCTAAAGCCTTGCAGAGGAATCCTACTGTTTGGGCCACCCGGAACTGGGAAGACAATGCTAGCCAAGGCCATAGCGAATGAAGCTGGAGCAAGTTTCATCAATGTTTCTATGTCCACTGTCACATCAAAATGGTTTGGGGAAGATGAAAAGAATGTCAGAGCTTTGTTTACACTTGCAGCTAAGGTTGCCCCTACTATCATTTTTGTGGATGAGGTTGATAGCATGCTTGGGCAGCGAACTAGGGTAGGAGAACATGAGGCAATGCGGAAGATCAAGAATGAGTTCATGATGCACTGGGATGGGCTCTTAACTAAGTCTGGGGAGAGAATCCTTGTTCTTGCAGCGACAAACAGACCATTTGACCTTGATGAAGCAATTATTAGGAGGTTTGAGCGCAG AATCATGGTTGGTTTACCATCAGTGGAGAGCAGGGAGTTAATCTTAAGGAAACTTTTGTCGAAAGAAAAGGTTGAAGAACTTGACTACAGGGAGATTGCAACTACGACAGAAGGATACAGTGGTAGCGATCTTAAG AACCTATGTGTGACCGCAGCATATCGCCCTGTTCGAGAGCTAATTCAGAGAGAGAGGCTCAAGGAACTG GAGAAGAAGCAGAAAGCCGAGGAAGGAGACAGTTCAGCAGAGAGTTCAGAAAATAGGGAAGAGGACGGGGAACAAACAGTAACCCTCAGACCGTTGAACATGGAAGACTTAAGGCAGGCAAAGAATCAG GTTGCTGCCAGTTTTGCTTGTGATGGTTCTGTGATGAGTGAACTGAAACAATGGAATGATTTATATGGGGAAGGAGGCTCAAGAAAGAAGCAACAGTTGTCTTACTTCCTATAA
- the LOC140855848 gene encoding uncharacterized protein isoform X3: protein MEQKHILMSALGLGIGVGVGLGLASGQTVSKWAAPASSSAGVTVENIEKELMRMVVDGREGKVTFDEFPYYLSEQTRALLTSAAYVHLKQADLSKFTRNLSPASQAILLSGPAELYQQMLAKALAHYFEAKLLLLDVTDFSLKIQSKYGSSNKDSFFRRSVSEATLERMSSLLGSFSILAQREEPRVIAGSLHRQNSCVELRPRGSDSNSYMTKLHKNASVSADMHGLTSQCAPINPVPLKRSSSWSFDEKILLQSLYKVLVSVSKSNPVVLYIRDVENLLYRSQRIYSLFQKMLKKLPGPVLILGSRLLESDGDYRDMDGRVGNLFPYNIEIKPPEDETHLVSWKSQLEEDMRMIQIQDNRNHITGVLAENDLECDDLGSICLVDTVVLSNYIEEIVVSAVSYHLMNNKEPEYRNGKLIISSKSLSHGLSIFQESRRSGEDTLKLEANVESGKETVDEDGAAAAVAKPEEVAPDNEFEKRIRQEVIPASEIGVTFNDIGALDEVKESLQELVMLPLRRPDLFTGGLLKPCRGILLFGPPGTGKTMLAKAIANEAGASFINVSMSTVTSKWFGEDEKNVRALFTLAAKVAPTIIFVDEVDSMLGQRTRVGEHEAMRKIKNEFMMHWDGLLTKSGERILVLAATNRPFDLDEAIIRRFERRIMVGLPSVESRELILRKLLSKEKVEELDYREIATTTEGYSGSDLKNLCVTAAYRPVRELIQRERLKELEKKQKAEEGDSSAESSENREEDGEQTVTLRPLNMEDLRQAKNQVAASFACDGSVMSELKQWNDLYGEGGSRKKQQLSYFL, encoded by the exons ATGGAGCAGAAGCATATACTCATGTCGGCCCTGGGGCTGGGGATTGGCGTCGGGGTGGGGCTCGGGCTGGCCTCCGGCCAGACCGTCAGCAAATGGGCGGCGCCGGCGAGCTCCTCCGCCGGCGTGACGGTGGAGAACATCGAGAAGGAGCTCATGCGGATGGTCGTGGATGGGAGGGAGGGCAAGGTTACCTTCGACGAGTTCCCTTATTACCTCAG TGAACAGACCCGAGCTTTGCTGACAAGTGCAGCCTATGTTCACCTCAAGCAAGCAGACTTGTCCAAGTTTACTCGAAACCTTTCTCCTGCAAGTCAAGCCATTTTGCTCTCAGGCCCTGCAG AGCTTTACCAACAAATGCTTGCCAAGGCACTAGCCCATTACTTTGAGGCCAAATTGTTGTTGCTAGATGTGACTGACTTCTCACTCAAG ATTCAGAGCAAATATGGCAGTTCCAACAAAGATTCT TTTTTTAGAAGATCTGTATCTGAGGCAACTTTGGAGAGAATGTCTAGTTTACTTGGATCTTTTTCGATCCTTGCACAGAGGGAGGAACCTAGAG TTATTGCAGGATCATTACATAGGCAAAACAGCTGTGTAGAGTTAAGACCAAG GGGATCAGATAGCAATAGCTACATGACTAAGCTCCATAAAAATGCATCAGTTTCAGCTGATATGCATGGCCTTACATCACAGTGTGCTCCTATAAATCCAG TTCCTCTCAAACGCTCCAGCAGCTGGTCTTTTGACGAAAAGATTCTTCTACAATCACTTTACAAG GTTCTGGTTTCAGTTTCAAAAAGTAATCCTGTTGTCCTATATATAAGGGATGTTGAGAACCTTCTGTACAGATCGCAAAGGATATATTCTTTATTTCAGAAAATGTTGAAGAAGCTACCAGGACCAGTGTTGATACTTGGTTCAAGATTGTTGGAATCTGATGGTGACTACAGAGATATGGATGGAAGGGTCGGTAATCTGTTCCCTTACAATATAGAGATTAAGCCTCCAGAAGATGAGACTCATTTGGTTAGCTGGAAATCCCAGCTAGAGGAAGACATGAGAATGATACAAATTCAGGATAATAGAAACCATATCACAGGTGTACTTGCAGAGAATGATCTTGAGTGTGATGATTTGGGCTCAATCTGCCTAGTGGATACAGTGGTTTTGAGTAATTACATAGAGGAAATTGTTGTGTCAGCTGTTTCCTACCATTTGATGAATAACAAGGAACCTGAATATAGAAATGGAAAGCTCATCATTTCTTCAAAAAG TTTGTCCCATGGATTGAGTATATTCCAAGAAAGTAGGCGTTCTGGTGAGGATACTCTGAAGCTGGAAGCAAATGTTGAATCAGGAAAG GAAACTGTAGATGAAGATGGTGCGGCTGCAGCTGTGGCAAAACCTGAA GAAGTTGCTCCAGACAATGAATTTGAAAAGCGAATCAGACAAGAGGTCATCCCAGCAAGTGAAATTGGGGTGACATTTAATGACATAGGTGCCCTTGATGAAGTCAAAGAGTCTCTTCAGGAACTAGTCATGCTTCCCCTCCGACGTCCTGACCTCTTTACTGGAGGCCTCCTAAAGCCTTGCAGAGGAATCCTACTGTTTGGGCCACCCGGAACTGGGAAGACAATGCTAGCCAAGGCCATAGCGAATGAAGCTGGAGCAAGTTTCATCAATGTTTCTATGTCCACTGTCACATCAAAATGGTTTGGGGAAGATGAAAAGAATGTCAGAGCTTTGTTTACACTTGCAGCTAAGGTTGCCCCTACTATCATTTTTGTGGATGAGGTTGATAGCATGCTTGGGCAGCGAACTAGGGTAGGAGAACATGAGGCAATGCGGAAGATCAAGAATGAGTTCATGATGCACTGGGATGGGCTCTTAACTAAGTCTGGGGAGAGAATCCTTGTTCTTGCAGCGACAAACAGACCATTTGACCTTGATGAAGCAATTATTAGGAGGTTTGAGCGCAG AATCATGGTTGGTTTACCATCAGTGGAGAGCAGGGAGTTAATCTTAAGGAAACTTTTGTCGAAAGAAAAGGTTGAAGAACTTGACTACAGGGAGATTGCAACTACGACAGAAGGATACAGTGGTAGCGATCTTAAG AACCTATGTGTGACCGCAGCATATCGCCCTGTTCGAGAGCTAATTCAGAGAGAGAGGCTCAAGGAACTG GAGAAGAAGCAGAAAGCCGAGGAAGGAGACAGTTCAGCAGAGAGTTCAGAAAATAGGGAAGAGGACGGGGAACAAACAGTAACCCTCAGACCGTTGAACATGGAAGACTTAAGGCAGGCAAAGAATCAG GTTGCTGCCAGTTTTGCTTGTGATGGTTCTGTGATGAGTGAACTGAAACAATGGAATGATTTATATGGGGAAGGAGGCTCAAGAAAGAAGCAACAGTTGTCTTACTTCCTATAA
- the LOC140855848 gene encoding uncharacterized protein isoform X2 has product MEQKHILMSALGLGIGVGVGLGLASGQTVSKWAAPASSSAGVTVENIEKELMRMVVDGREGKVTFDEFPYYLSEQTRALLTSAAYVHLKQADLSKFTRNLSPASQAILLSGPAELYQQMLAKALAHYFEAKLLLLDVTDFSLKIQSKYGSSNKDSFFRRSVSEATLERMSSLLGSFSILAQREEPRGSLHRQNSCVELRPRGSDSNSYMTKLHKNASVSADMHGLTSQCAPINPVPLKRSSSWSFDEKILLQSLYKVLVSVSKSNPVVLYIRDVENLLYRSQRIYSLFQKMLKKLPGPVLILGSRLLESDGDYRDMDGRVGNLFPYNIEIKPPEDETHLVSWKSQLEEDMRMIQIQDNRNHITGVLAENDLECDDLGSICLVDTVVLSNYIEEIVVSAVSYHLMNNKEPEYRNGKLIISSKSLSHGLSIFQESRRSGEDTLKLEANVESGKETVDEDGAAAAVAKPEVSAEASPPEKKSEAEKPASAVKDADGSSLPPKTPEVAPDNEFEKRIRQEVIPASEIGVTFNDIGALDEVKESLQELVMLPLRRPDLFTGGLLKPCRGILLFGPPGTGKTMLAKAIANEAGASFINVSMSTVTSKWFGEDEKNVRALFTLAAKVAPTIIFVDEVDSMLGQRTRVGEHEAMRKIKNEFMMHWDGLLTKSGERILVLAATNRPFDLDEAIIRRFERRIMVGLPSVESRELILRKLLSKEKVEELDYREIATTTEGYSGSDLKNLCVTAAYRPVRELIQRERLKELEKKQKAEEGDSSAESSENREEDGEQTVTLRPLNMEDLRQAKNQVAASFACDGSVMSELKQWNDLYGEGGSRKKQQLSYFL; this is encoded by the exons ATGGAGCAGAAGCATATACTCATGTCGGCCCTGGGGCTGGGGATTGGCGTCGGGGTGGGGCTCGGGCTGGCCTCCGGCCAGACCGTCAGCAAATGGGCGGCGCCGGCGAGCTCCTCCGCCGGCGTGACGGTGGAGAACATCGAGAAGGAGCTCATGCGGATGGTCGTGGATGGGAGGGAGGGCAAGGTTACCTTCGACGAGTTCCCTTATTACCTCAG TGAACAGACCCGAGCTTTGCTGACAAGTGCAGCCTATGTTCACCTCAAGCAAGCAGACTTGTCCAAGTTTACTCGAAACCTTTCTCCTGCAAGTCAAGCCATTTTGCTCTCAGGCCCTGCAG AGCTTTACCAACAAATGCTTGCCAAGGCACTAGCCCATTACTTTGAGGCCAAATTGTTGTTGCTAGATGTGACTGACTTCTCACTCAAG ATTCAGAGCAAATATGGCAGTTCCAACAAAGATTCT TTTTTTAGAAGATCTGTATCTGAGGCAACTTTGGAGAGAATGTCTAGTTTACTTGGATCTTTTTCGATCCTTGCACAGAGGGAGGAACCTAGAG GATCATTACATAGGCAAAACAGCTGTGTAGAGTTAAGACCAAG GGGATCAGATAGCAATAGCTACATGACTAAGCTCCATAAAAATGCATCAGTTTCAGCTGATATGCATGGCCTTACATCACAGTGTGCTCCTATAAATCCAG TTCCTCTCAAACGCTCCAGCAGCTGGTCTTTTGACGAAAAGATTCTTCTACAATCACTTTACAAG GTTCTGGTTTCAGTTTCAAAAAGTAATCCTGTTGTCCTATATATAAGGGATGTTGAGAACCTTCTGTACAGATCGCAAAGGATATATTCTTTATTTCAGAAAATGTTGAAGAAGCTACCAGGACCAGTGTTGATACTTGGTTCAAGATTGTTGGAATCTGATGGTGACTACAGAGATATGGATGGAAGGGTCGGTAATCTGTTCCCTTACAATATAGAGATTAAGCCTCCAGAAGATGAGACTCATTTGGTTAGCTGGAAATCCCAGCTAGAGGAAGACATGAGAATGATACAAATTCAGGATAATAGAAACCATATCACAGGTGTACTTGCAGAGAATGATCTTGAGTGTGATGATTTGGGCTCAATCTGCCTAGTGGATACAGTGGTTTTGAGTAATTACATAGAGGAAATTGTTGTGTCAGCTGTTTCCTACCATTTGATGAATAACAAGGAACCTGAATATAGAAATGGAAAGCTCATCATTTCTTCAAAAAG TTTGTCCCATGGATTGAGTATATTCCAAGAAAGTAGGCGTTCTGGTGAGGATACTCTGAAGCTGGAAGCAAATGTTGAATCAGGAAAG GAAACTGTAGATGAAGATGGTGCGGCTGCAGCTGTGGCAAAACCTGAAGTAAGTGCTGAAGCCTCACCTCCTGAAAAGAAAAGTGAAGCAGAGAAACCAGCATCAGCAGTAAAAGATGCTGACGGTTCATCTCTGCCACCAAAAACACCT GAAGTTGCTCCAGACAATGAATTTGAAAAGCGAATCAGACAAGAGGTCATCCCAGCAAGTGAAATTGGGGTGACATTTAATGACATAGGTGCCCTTGATGAAGTCAAAGAGTCTCTTCAGGAACTAGTCATGCTTCCCCTCCGACGTCCTGACCTCTTTACTGGAGGCCTCCTAAAGCCTTGCAGAGGAATCCTACTGTTTGGGCCACCCGGAACTGGGAAGACAATGCTAGCCAAGGCCATAGCGAATGAAGCTGGAGCAAGTTTCATCAATGTTTCTATGTCCACTGTCACATCAAAATGGTTTGGGGAAGATGAAAAGAATGTCAGAGCTTTGTTTACACTTGCAGCTAAGGTTGCCCCTACTATCATTTTTGTGGATGAGGTTGATAGCATGCTTGGGCAGCGAACTAGGGTAGGAGAACATGAGGCAATGCGGAAGATCAAGAATGAGTTCATGATGCACTGGGATGGGCTCTTAACTAAGTCTGGGGAGAGAATCCTTGTTCTTGCAGCGACAAACAGACCATTTGACCTTGATGAAGCAATTATTAGGAGGTTTGAGCGCAG AATCATGGTTGGTTTACCATCAGTGGAGAGCAGGGAGTTAATCTTAAGGAAACTTTTGTCGAAAGAAAAGGTTGAAGAACTTGACTACAGGGAGATTGCAACTACGACAGAAGGATACAGTGGTAGCGATCTTAAG AACCTATGTGTGACCGCAGCATATCGCCCTGTTCGAGAGCTAATTCAGAGAGAGAGGCTCAAGGAACTG GAGAAGAAGCAGAAAGCCGAGGAAGGAGACAGTTCAGCAGAGAGTTCAGAAAATAGGGAAGAGGACGGGGAACAAACAGTAACCCTCAGACCGTTGAACATGGAAGACTTAAGGCAGGCAAAGAATCAG GTTGCTGCCAGTTTTGCTTGTGATGGTTCTGTGATGAGTGAACTGAAACAATGGAATGATTTATATGGGGAAGGAGGCTCAAGAAAGAAGCAACAGTTGTCTTACTTCCTATAA